The following are from one region of the Vicugna pacos chromosome 9, VicPac4, whole genome shotgun sequence genome:
- the C9H16orf46 gene encoding uncharacterized protein C16orf46 homolog, whose product MDLCQKNEIESENCENNEIQSTEDTELICTCPDERSEKNHVYCLLSISDITLEQDEKAKEFIIGTGWEEAVQGWGRTSPTACIWPRKKLKKERVGESASSCLLCVSLSQGSLEARLQLEAGKLESGSSAPAEAGPEKDGGSLSQPPGHPPGPITASREVNKICFPTYSQGEKKSLQIKEFIWCMEDWVAPETVRGKDPRSPGGGTDRGPSLSDSLTSKALLVLPPLKASPPNGLDVLGKKSKNFLSQPEEKVLSVEKDECVAYANGLKTVDRTGEKRPTEPAIHHQVKETQLFPSPVTRTSLLADPKPCCLHWSLLPEKNLVCPPHPRSVRCLATLQLLQKQGVQSYKAKFKAREPRPPVKTAKRVLTESKQENRPQTLETKVLSRPLLPSLTVSRIVIPVSTHRLL is encoded by the exons ATGGATCTCtgtcagaaaaatgaaattgaatcagaaaattgtgaaaataatgaaattcaaagcacagaagatACTGAATTAATCTGTACTTGTCCCGATGAAAGAAGTGAAAAGAAtcatgtttattgtcttctcAGTATCAGTGACATTACACTTGAACAAGATGAAAAAGCCAAAGAGTTTATCATTGGAACTGGATGGGAAGAAGCA GTCCAAGGCTGGGGAAGGACTTCTCCAACTGCCTGCATCTGGCCCAGGAAGAAGCTTAAAAAGGAGAGGGTGGGAGAAAGTGCCAGCAGCTGCTTACTCTGTGTCAGTCTCTCACAAGGGAGCCTGGAGGCCAGGCTTCAACTGGAGGCCGGGAAGTTGGAGTCAGGGTCTTCAGCTCCAGCTGAGGCAGGCCCAGAGAAGGATGGAGGCAGCCTCTCCCAACCACCAGGGCACCCCCCAGGCCCCATCACTGCCTCAAGGGAAGTTAACAAGATCTGCTTTCCCACTTACAgtcaaggagagaaaaaaagtctgcaaataaagGAGTTTATTTGGTGCATGGAAGACTGGGTGGCCCCTGAGACTGTTAGGGGCAAGGATCCCAGAAGTCCTGGAGGAGGCACTGACAGAGGTCCCTCCCTCTCAGACTCCTTGACTTCCAAGGCTCTTTTAGTTCTACCTCCCCTGAAGGCTTCACCCCCAAATGGCTTGGATGTTCTGGGTAAGAAGAGTAAGAACTTTCTCTCTCAGCCAGAAGAGAAGGTGCTTAGTGTGGAAAAGGATGAGTGTGTGGCTTAtgcaaatggattaaaaacaGTGGACAGGACAGGTGAAAAGAGACCCACTGAGCCAGCCATACACCATCAGGTCAAGGAAACGCAGCTCTTCCCGAGCCCGGTGACCCGGACGTCCCTGCTGGCTGACCCCAAGCCGTGCTGCTTGCACTGGTCCCTCCTGCCTGAGAAAAACCTGgtgtgccctccccaccccagaagTGTTCGCTGTCTTGCTACCTTGCAGCTTTTGCAGAAACAAGGAGTGCAGAGCTACAAAGCCAAATTCAAAGCCAGGGAGCCAAGACCTCCTGTGAAAACCGCAAAGCGCGTTCTCACGGAGTCCAAGCAGGAAAACAGGCCCCAAACGCTGGAGACCAAAGTGTTGTCGAGACCTCTCTTGCCGTCCCTTACAGTGAGCAGAATTGTAATTCCCGTGTCCACTCACAGACTCCTCTGA
- the GCSH gene encoding glycine cleavage system H protein, mitochondrial, protein MALLAARSARAAVCSLRAVSAPATPCLPRPWGLWAGAVRTLRTGPALLSVRKFTDKHEWITTENGVGTVGISNFAQEALGDVVYCSLPEVGTKLNKQEEFGALESVKAASELYSPLSGEVTEINEALAENPGLVNKSCYEDGWLIKMTLSNPSELDELMSEEAYEKYIKSIEE, encoded by the exons ATGGCGCTGCTAGCGGCGCGGAGCGCGCGGGCCGCGGTCTGCAGCCTGCGCGCCGTCTCTGCGCCCGCCACACCCTGCCTGCCGCGGCCTTGGGGGCTGTGGGCGGGCGCCGTCCGGACGCTGCGCACCGGCCCGGCTCTGCTCTCCG TGCGTAAATTCACAGACAAACATGAATGGATAACGACAGAAAACGGTGTTGGAACAGTGGGAATCAGCAATTTTGCACAG gaagctttAGGAGATGTTGTTTACTGTAGTCTGCCTGAAGTTGGGACAAAATTGAACAAACAAG aGGAGTTTGGTGCTTTGGAAAGTGTGAAAGCTGCTAGTGAACTCTATTCTCCTCTATCTGGAGAAGTTACTGAAATTAATGAAGCTCTAGCAGAAAATCCAGGACTTGTCAACAAATCTTGTTATGAAGATG GTTGGCTGATCAAGATGACACTCAGTAATCCTTCAGAACTAGATGAACTAATGAGTGAAGAAGCATAtgagaaatatataaaatctatTGAAGAGTGA